The DNA window GGCACTGCCCGGCATCCTGATGGCGTTGCGCGTATGTCTGTCCATCAGCATTACCGGACTGATCGCGGCCGAACAGGTCGGCACGCGCGAGGGTGTCGGGTATCTGGTCACACTGGCGCAGGAGTACAACCGCACGGACTACATGGTGCTGTGTGTCGTGCTGTACGCGTTGCTCGGCTTGGTGTTCGACGGTGTGGTCCGGTTGATCGAGAAGTTCGCGATGCCATGGCGCAAGCAGGTGGCGATCCGATGACTGCAACGGTGGCACCGACTGCCACACAGTTCCCTGCTTCGGGAAGCGCGGAGCCGACCGTAGTTTCGATCACCGGTCTCCGGAAGGCCTTCGGCACCAAGACCGTTCTCGACGGTGTCGACCTGACCATCCGCCGCGGCGAGTTCGTGGTGCTGCTCGGACCCAGCGGTACTGGCAAGACCACGCTGCTGCGCCTGCTCACCGGCCTGGAAGTACCCGACGCGGGGGAGGTACTGGTACCTGGTAGGCGCACTACCGTCTACCAGGAGCCGCGCCTCATCCCCTCCAAACGGGTCCTGGCCAATGTCATTGTCGGCCAACCCCGTTCCCGCAAACACCGCGAAGCGGGTCTGCGAGCACTGGCCGAGGTCAATCTCGACGGCAAGGCCCGCCAATGGCCCGCGACCCTGTCCGGCGGCGAGGCGCAGCGGGCGGCCTTGGCGCGCGCCCTGGTCCGCGAACCCGAATTGCTGCTGCTGGACGAGCCGTTCGCCGCTCTGGACGCGCTCACCCGGTTGCAGATGCAGGATCTCGTCGGCGATCTGGTCGCGCGCCATCGTCCGGCGGTGCTCATGGTGACCCACGATGTCGACGAGGCCGTCCGGCTGGCCGACCGCGTGCTGATCCTCGACCACGGCCGTTTCGCCGTCGACGAGCGCATCGATCTGACCCGTCCGCGCGACCGCACCAACCCCGAAACCATCCGCTATCAAGCCGAATTCCTCGCCGAGCTCGGCGTCGGACCGAGCCGGTCCGGCCGCGAGAGCTGATCCATCAGGAGCCCCCATGACCGAAACCCTTTGGTACACACGCTGCCCCGTGCCCACCGCGAGTGGACTCGCCCACAGCCTCGGCTGGCTGGGCGATACTGCGGCCGAGGCCGGATTGCAGTTCGGTGTCCTACAGGACGCTGGACCCGAATTAGCCGCACACCACTTCCTGCACGACCTGTCCGGGCTGGTGCGCGAGGGCGGCAATGTGCCCGCCATCGCGGCCCGCGCCCAGGGTTCGCCGACCCGGCTGATCGGGCTGACCTGGATCGATGAGGCCCAGGCCATCCTGGTCGGGCCGGAATCCGAGGTCGCCACCCCGGCCGAA is part of the Nocardia sp. NBC_00565 genome and encodes:
- a CDS encoding ABC transporter ATP-binding protein, with the translated sequence MTATVAPTATQFPASGSAEPTVVSITGLRKAFGTKTVLDGVDLTIRRGEFVVLLGPSGTGKTTLLRLLTGLEVPDAGEVLVPGRRTTVYQEPRLIPSKRVLANVIVGQPRSRKHREAGLRALAEVNLDGKARQWPATLSGGEAQRAALARALVREPELLLLDEPFAALDALTRLQMQDLVGDLVARHRPAVLMVTHDVDEAVRLADRVLILDHGRFAVDERIDLTRPRDRTNPETIRYQAEFLAELGVGPSRSGRES